ctccgccgggAACGACAACGGTGACGCCGAAGCCCGAGTTTCCGTCGAGCTGGGTCACACAGCTCTGGTAATTCCGAGAGCACTGGCTGACGGCAGATGAGCATTCGCCGCGGTCAAGGGACGTAGCAATGTACGGAAACGGGAAGTATTCATTCGGCACGTAGGAGACGGCCGTCGGAGCGCTGGGCGCTGTCGTCGCAGCCGTGCCAGTGCATACTGCCCTATAGTGTGAGATAAGCTGTTAGCTTTGTCGATGTGATAACATAAGATTTCCCACTCCTTGcagaggggaagggagagagaaagagggggaaaaagagagagaggcgcaTCCGTACCCTGAAGGGCAGCATGCTGGCCGGTTGTTATCGTCAAGTTCGCAGGCCTGTCCCGTTGCGCAACAGACGCCCTCAAAGGCTGTTCCGAGCGAATCTGAACATAAAGAAGTGCCGGCCGGGCAGTCTTGCCGCCTGAAGAGCTTCAATGGTGATCCACCTGCCACGTAGGCCGCCGTCGGGATCGGCGCCTTGGTTCGGGTTGGCGTCGGGGTCAGCTCCGCAGCTGCGAAGAACGAGCTGGTCGCTGCGAGAAATGCCAGACGTGTCGTCCACCGTGATAACCTCATCGTTCTGGTTGTCCAGCGGCGTAAAGCCCAAGCAAGCGAGTCAGGATTGGTGGCTAATAAGTGGCGATGGAGCCCCACGCAGAACAGTGTCCGGACGGCCGGTGGCCAAGAGGTTGCTTGGGTTGCAGAATCCGGTGTCTTTCCTTTGGCCGAGAGCTTACAATTCACGAGTTTATCTTGGAGACTCTCGAGCAGGCTGACGATGGAATCGATACAGGCTTGGGGAGAAGCCGTGGCAGCAAAAGCAAAAGCAGCAAGAGGAaggggtgagggaggggctACGGAGCTAGAACAGCGATCTTTTATTTCCATCCACGAATGATCCAATACGACGGTAAGGCCTCAGCTGCCAACCTGCTTCGCATCCAGCCACGACCGTTGCTATCAATCACACCCATGTTTCTTCCCTGTTCGTGTATCAGTGTCCGTCGGTAGCCTGTGTGCAAGGTAAGACGGCCAACCCCGCCTGCGTCTTTTTGGTGGGTTGCATGCATTGGGCTCTCTCcttgcctcctcctcttctcggGTTTGAAAGCAAGGCCATGAGGGGACGCAGGAAGGACGGGTTAGGTGGCTGGGCTTTGCTGGGCATCACTGGCCAAGTGGGCAACGAAGAGCTGCAGTGGCATGATGTCATTGGGTCAATGGCGTTGTTGGCATAGCAACCTCTGCTCTCACACCGCTGGGCTCCCGGTCCATGGCTTTCAGAAATAATCCATCGTTCGCGTCAATTAATGGCCCCGGACGTGCGCTAGAATCTGTCGGAGTCGCTGAAGCGCATGCATCCCGCCAGAATCCACAGTCGTCAGTGTCCCCTGCCCGCGCGCCTCTTGGATTTCTCGATGCGCTTCTTGGGCGAGGGAACCGAGGTCGCCCCAAACCTCGTCCGTGTAGCTTGTGAGCACGTCGTTCCAGCCATCCACCCACATGGCTCTGGCTTGCCGGGGATCGGCGACGCCaaaatgctgctgcagctccGTGGCGCTGTTCCCCTGGAGGAAGTCGGGCTCAAAGTCGAGGAGGGGAGTCCAGTTGGAGACGGTGATATCCCCACCGCTGCCAAATAGCGCCTCTCTCAACgactcttcttcttccggtGAAACGAAGGTCTGGATGCTGTCGTGCATGAAATCCAAACCATCCGACTCGCCTGGAGCGTTCAGCAAGTCAATGACCTGCTGACCGTCCCTGGCCTGTTGTTCCTTGACGTCGGACTCGACGCTCCATGAGCGAGAGCTGTGCGAAATGTTCCCTGGTCCAGCGAAGCCTGGCTGGAGTTCGCTTGGTGTCTGTAACTGGACCGAATTGTCGAGCGCTGTTTGGGCATCCATGAAACCGTCGTACTGCCGTTCGCCGCCTGTGTCTGAGTTCTGCGACGAAGAGAACGCAGTCCCaaggccggcaacggcgccatTTGCGCCGCGGTAGATAGCAGCCTGTCCCCGGCTCCCAGAGTCCTGGGCAGAGTTGGTGCCGGTGCTTGCCTCGGCCTTCGAAGAAGTCCCGCTTCGGAGCCCACCAATATCAGGGCGGCCTGCCAGGGCAGCTCGGGAGAGGTTGACTACTGACGTTGCAAGGCGATTTGAGAATGAAGGCTCGGGTTGTGCATCACCTTCTCCTTGCTGGTTTCGAGTGTCTGCTTCGCCCTCGATCCTGGTGGGCGCTGGAGAAGATgattcccttcccttccctttgAACTtgttctcggcgtcgtggcTATTGTGTTGGTCCATGGTAGAGGCGGCCAGGAGCCATCGGTTGTGTGTTCC
This sequence is a window from Colletotrichum higginsianum IMI 349063 chromosome 8, whole genome shotgun sequence. Protein-coding genes within it:
- a CDS encoding Gpi-anchored protein, producing the protein MRLSRWTTRLAFLAATSSFFAAAELTPTPTRTKAPIPTAAYVAGGSPLKLFRRQDCPAGTSLCSDSLGTAFEGVCCATGQACELDDNNRPACCPSGAVCTGTAATTAPSAPTAVSYVPNEYFPFPYIATSLDRGECSSAVSQCSRNYQSCVTQLDGNSGFGVTVVVPGGGGTTVAATRPDVGTSATPICSSLSSRACYGLENEQCAQSTTVNGVVINAAARPTTACMAGIVAGVGVAVFGAL